The following are from one region of the Entelurus aequoreus isolate RoL-2023_Sb linkage group LG17, RoL_Eaeq_v1.1, whole genome shotgun sequence genome:
- the emb gene encoding embigin isoform X1 codes for MMMQQQCVKRVGAAQEGESYFPLAGGHRLIFIMPDSWMHLCSLVLLLSCTHINAKTVGQTSSPAEPVGQLPADVRSVVLKGQSYTAHVEVSSPINLTLQCTWTGSGNKVDNVTGYWSKDGEDIDNSRSTLRLENQQFNLQRMFTIKDEESLGKYTCMFGNEAKIDFVLAVPQISDVRDKPIVSYVGDSVVMVCKMDDAKPSPKTWLWFKVNHTEKEEIDATAEPQRYEIKMDGKVTKLLVHNLTHLDSGLFHCGAVYAISTAMSHVELKVITIYEPLKPFVAIVVEVLVLVAVILMFERSLAKKRKAAGSSGNHVGDTEHATNAAAAATTTTTLQAEANGLEETTSTRQRKM; via the exons ATGATGATGCAGCAGCAGTGTGTGAAGAGGGTGGGGGCTGCACAGGAGGGAGAAAGCTACTTCCCTCTTGCAGGAGGACACCGTCTCATCTTCATCATGCCGGACTCCTGGATGCATCTCTGCTCTCTTGTGCTCCTGCTCTCCTGCACACACATCAACgcaa AGACAGTTGGCCAAACCTCGTCTCCGGCGGAACCTGTCGGCCAGCTCCCCGCGGACGTGCGCAGCGTCGTCCTCAAAG GTCAAAGTTACACCGCTCACGTGGAGGTGTCGAGCCCAATTAACCTGACGCTCCAGTGCACCTGGACCGGAAGTGGCAACAAAGTGGACAACGTAACGGGATACTGGAGCAAAGATGGAGAAGATATCGACAACAGTCGCAGCACATTGCGGCTTGAGAACCAACAGTTTAATCTTCAAAGAAT GTTCACTATTAAAGATGAAGAAAGCCTGGGGAAATACACCTGCATGTTTGGGAATGAGGCAAAGATCGATTTTGTTTTGGCAG TGCCGCAGATCAGCGACGTGCGCGACAAACCCATCGTTAGCTACGTGGGCGATTCTGTGGTGATGGTGTGCAAGATGGACGACGCCAAGCCGAGTCCTAAAACCTGGTTGTGGTTCAAAGTCAACCACACGGAAAAG GAGGAGATTGACGCCACAGCGGAGCCCCAGAGGTACGAAATCAAAATGGACGGCAAGGTGACCAAACTCCTGGTGCACAATCTGACCCACCTGGACTCCGGGTTGTTTCACTGCGGCGCCGTCTACGCCATCAGCACCGCCATGAGCCACGTGGAGCTAAAG GTGATCACCATTTACGAGCCGCTGAAGCCGTTTGTTGCCATCGTGGTGGAGGTGCTCGTCTTGGTGGCCGTCATTCTCATGTTTGAGAGGAGTCTGGCCAAGAAGCGCAAGGCAGCAGGTT CCTCAGGGAACCATGTAGGAGACACCGAGCACGCTACTAACGCTGCCGCTgccgccaccaccaccaccac GCTGCAGGCAGAAGCCAACGGACTGGAGGAGACCACCTCCACCAGGCAACGCAAAATGTGA
- the emb gene encoding embigin isoform X3 produces the protein MGFRKLLKTVGQTSSPAEPVGQLPADVRSVVLKGQSYTAHVEVSSPINLTLQCTWTGSGNKVDNVTGYWSKDGEDIDNSRSTLRLENQQFNLQRMFTIKDEESLGKYTCMFGNEAKIDFVLAVPQISDVRDKPIVSYVGDSVVMVCKMDDAKPSPKTWLWFKVNHTEKEEIDATAEPQRYEIKMDGKVTKLLVHNLTHLDSGLFHCGAVYAISTAMSHVELKVITIYEPLKPFVAIVVEVLVLVAVILMFERSLAKKRKAAGSSGNHVGDTEHATNAAAAATTTTTLQAEANGLEETTSTRQRKM, from the exons ATGGGTTTCCGGAAATTGCTAA AGACAGTTGGCCAAACCTCGTCTCCGGCGGAACCTGTCGGCCAGCTCCCCGCGGACGTGCGCAGCGTCGTCCTCAAAG GTCAAAGTTACACCGCTCACGTGGAGGTGTCGAGCCCAATTAACCTGACGCTCCAGTGCACCTGGACCGGAAGTGGCAACAAAGTGGACAACGTAACGGGATACTGGAGCAAAGATGGAGAAGATATCGACAACAGTCGCAGCACATTGCGGCTTGAGAACCAACAGTTTAATCTTCAAAGAAT GTTCACTATTAAAGATGAAGAAAGCCTGGGGAAATACACCTGCATGTTTGGGAATGAGGCAAAGATCGATTTTGTTTTGGCAG TGCCGCAGATCAGCGACGTGCGCGACAAACCCATCGTTAGCTACGTGGGCGATTCTGTGGTGATGGTGTGCAAGATGGACGACGCCAAGCCGAGTCCTAAAACCTGGTTGTGGTTCAAAGTCAACCACACGGAAAAG GAGGAGATTGACGCCACAGCGGAGCCCCAGAGGTACGAAATCAAAATGGACGGCAAGGTGACCAAACTCCTGGTGCACAATCTGACCCACCTGGACTCCGGGTTGTTTCACTGCGGCGCCGTCTACGCCATCAGCACCGCCATGAGCCACGTGGAGCTAAAG GTGATCACCATTTACGAGCCGCTGAAGCCGTTTGTTGCCATCGTGGTGGAGGTGCTCGTCTTGGTGGCCGTCATTCTCATGTTTGAGAGGAGTCTGGCCAAGAAGCGCAAGGCAGCAGGTT CCTCAGGGAACCATGTAGGAGACACCGAGCACGCTACTAACGCTGCCGCTgccgccaccaccaccaccac GCTGCAGGCAGAAGCCAACGGACTGGAGGAGACCACCTCCACCAGGCAACGCAAAATGTGA
- the emb gene encoding embigin isoform X2, which translates to MMMQQQCVKRVGAAQEGESYFPLAGGHRLIFIMPDSWMHLCSLVLLLSCTHINAKTVGQTSSPAEPVGQLPADVRSVVLKGQSYTAHVEVSSPINLTLQCTWTGSGNKVDNVTGYWSKDGEDIDNSRSTLRLENQQFNLQRMFTIKDEESLGKYTCMFGNEAKIDFVLAVPQISDVRDKPIVSYVGDSVVMVCKMDDAKPSPKTWLWFKVNHTEKEEIDATAEPQRYEIKMDGKVTKLLVHNLTHLDSGLFHCGAVYAISTAMSHVELKVITIYEPLKPFVAIVVEVLVLVAVILMFERSLAKKRKAAASGNHVGDTEHATNAAAAATTTTTLQAEANGLEETTSTRQRKM; encoded by the exons ATGATGATGCAGCAGCAGTGTGTGAAGAGGGTGGGGGCTGCACAGGAGGGAGAAAGCTACTTCCCTCTTGCAGGAGGACACCGTCTCATCTTCATCATGCCGGACTCCTGGATGCATCTCTGCTCTCTTGTGCTCCTGCTCTCCTGCACACACATCAACgcaa AGACAGTTGGCCAAACCTCGTCTCCGGCGGAACCTGTCGGCCAGCTCCCCGCGGACGTGCGCAGCGTCGTCCTCAAAG GTCAAAGTTACACCGCTCACGTGGAGGTGTCGAGCCCAATTAACCTGACGCTCCAGTGCACCTGGACCGGAAGTGGCAACAAAGTGGACAACGTAACGGGATACTGGAGCAAAGATGGAGAAGATATCGACAACAGTCGCAGCACATTGCGGCTTGAGAACCAACAGTTTAATCTTCAAAGAAT GTTCACTATTAAAGATGAAGAAAGCCTGGGGAAATACACCTGCATGTTTGGGAATGAGGCAAAGATCGATTTTGTTTTGGCAG TGCCGCAGATCAGCGACGTGCGCGACAAACCCATCGTTAGCTACGTGGGCGATTCTGTGGTGATGGTGTGCAAGATGGACGACGCCAAGCCGAGTCCTAAAACCTGGTTGTGGTTCAAAGTCAACCACACGGAAAAG GAGGAGATTGACGCCACAGCGGAGCCCCAGAGGTACGAAATCAAAATGGACGGCAAGGTGACCAAACTCCTGGTGCACAATCTGACCCACCTGGACTCCGGGTTGTTTCACTGCGGCGCCGTCTACGCCATCAGCACCGCCATGAGCCACGTGGAGCTAAAG GTGATCACCATTTACGAGCCGCTGAAGCCGTTTGTTGCCATCGTGGTGGAGGTGCTCGTCTTGGTGGCCGTCATTCTCATGTTTGAGAGGAGTCTGGCCAAGAAGCGCAAGGCAGCAG CCTCAGGGAACCATGTAGGAGACACCGAGCACGCTACTAACGCTGCCGCTgccgccaccaccaccaccac GCTGCAGGCAGAAGCCAACGGACTGGAGGAGACCACCTCCACCAGGCAACGCAAAATGTGA